One genomic segment of Aquipluma nitroreducens includes these proteins:
- a CDS encoding M16 family metallopeptidase, which translates to MIHFERTKLANGLTVIVHQDKTTPMVAVDVCYNVGSRDEHPDRTGFAHLFEHLMFGGSKHIPSFDEPLQKAGGDNNAYTSNDLTNYYLTLPKNNIETGFWLESDRMLELAFSKKSLDVQRNVVIEEFKQRQLNQPYGDVWPLLRQLAYKVHPYQWPTIGREISHIEKATMQQVKDFFFAHYAPDNAVLVVTGDVDFDQVVKLAERWFGPIPNRNVKPRNILQEPTQTEIREQTVIRGVPNDAIYMAYHMSDRLDPMYYATDMVSDVLSNGNSSRMYLNLVQKEKLFTELDAYLSGDYEPGLFVVSGKPSDGVSLETARKAIERELDRMKQDRVPDYELEKVKNKVEANIVYGEMNYLTKAMNLATNEILHDASLINSQVESYRAVTSEQIQEVSQHIFRPENCSVLNYIAKK; encoded by the coding sequence ATGATACATTTTGAACGTACTAAATTAGCAAACGGATTGACCGTGATTGTCCATCAGGATAAAACAACCCCGATGGTTGCTGTAGATGTTTGCTACAATGTGGGCTCGCGAGACGAACATCCCGATCGCACCGGGTTTGCCCATCTTTTTGAGCACCTGATGTTTGGTGGTTCGAAGCATATTCCATCGTTCGATGAACCTTTGCAAAAGGCCGGTGGCGACAACAATGCGTACACCTCGAACGACCTGACCAATTATTACCTGACTTTACCCAAAAACAATATCGAAACTGGTTTCTGGCTCGAATCTGACCGTATGCTCGAATTGGCTTTCTCGAAAAAGAGCCTTGATGTGCAGCGAAACGTTGTTATCGAAGAATTCAAACAGCGGCAACTGAATCAGCCTTATGGTGATGTGTGGCCCTTGCTCAGGCAATTGGCCTACAAGGTTCATCCGTATCAGTGGCCTACTATTGGGCGCGAAATCAGTCACATTGAAAAAGCAACGATGCAGCAGGTCAAAGATTTTTTCTTTGCACATTATGCACCCGACAATGCCGTGCTGGTGGTTACCGGTGATGTGGATTTTGATCAGGTAGTGAAACTGGCCGAACGCTGGTTTGGCCCGATCCCGAACCGGAATGTGAAGCCTCGGAATATTCTGCAAGAGCCTACCCAGACTGAAATACGTGAACAGACCGTTATTCGTGGTGTGCCAAACGATGCGATTTACATGGCCTACCACATGTCTGATAGACTCGATCCGATGTATTATGCCACGGATATGGTTTCAGATGTGCTTTCGAACGGTAATTCGTCGCGCATGTACCTGAACCTGGTTCAGAAAGAAAAACTTTTTACTGAGCTGGACGCTTATCTTTCAGGCGATTATGAACCGGGTTTGTTTGTTGTTTCAGGAAAACCAAGCGACGGCGTTTCATTGGAAACTGCCCGCAAGGCCATTGAGCGCGAACTCGACCGAATGAAACAAGACCGAGTGCCTGACTATGAACTTGAAAAAGTAAAAAATAAGGTAGAAGCCAACATCGTGTACGGTGAAATGAATTACCTGACTAAGGCGATGAATTTGGCTACCAATGAGATTCTGCACGATGCCAGCCTCATTAATTCGCAGGTTGAAAGTTATCGTGCGGTTACTTCAGAGCAAATTCAGGAGGTTTCGCAACACATTTTTAGACCCGAAAACTGCTCTGTGCTTAATTACATTGCTAAAAAATAG
- a CDS encoding NAD(P)H-dependent flavin oxidoreductase, giving the protein MENRICKLFGIKYPIISGGMVWCSGWKLASAVSNNGGLGLIGAGSMHPEVLREHIQKTKLATTKPFGVNVPLFYPELDTIMNIIADEKVPVVFTSAGSPKKYIPWLKERGIIVAHVIASSAFALKCEEAGVDAIVAEGFEAGGHNGKEETTTLTLIPAVRRVTSLPLLAAGGIGTGEAILAAMALGADGVQIGSRFAISEESSAHPDFKKLVTGLTEGDTKLALKKIGAVRLIKNEFFQEVNKLELEGATPDTLRILLGRGRAKKGMFEGDLVLGELEIGQVASIIDEVLPVETIMNNLIQEYQKAKERLNSDLFEF; this is encoded by the coding sequence ATGGAAAACCGGATTTGTAAACTCTTCGGGATAAAATATCCAATCATTTCGGGAGGAATGGTGTGGTGCAGTGGCTGGAAATTGGCTTCAGCGGTTAGTAATAATGGTGGTTTGGGTTTGATTGGCGCGGGTTCGATGCATCCCGAAGTGCTTCGCGAACACATTCAGAAAACGAAACTTGCTACAACAAAACCTTTTGGAGTAAATGTGCCCTTGTTTTATCCTGAACTGGATACCATCATGAACATTATTGCCGATGAGAAGGTTCCTGTTGTTTTTACTTCTGCCGGAAGTCCGAAAAAATATATTCCGTGGCTGAAAGAACGCGGAATAATCGTTGCGCATGTCATTGCCAGTTCTGCTTTTGCGCTGAAATGCGAAGAAGCCGGAGTTGACGCTATCGTTGCCGAAGGTTTTGAAGCAGGCGGTCACAACGGAAAAGAGGAAACCACGACCCTGACGTTGATTCCGGCGGTTCGGCGGGTAACATCATTACCACTATTGGCTGCCGGAGGTATCGGAACTGGTGAAGCTATTTTAGCTGCCATGGCGCTGGGTGCCGACGGTGTTCAAATCGGTTCACGGTTTGCTATTTCCGAAGAATCATCAGCTCATCCCGATTTCAAAAAGTTGGTTACCGGGTTGACGGAAGGAGATACCAAACTGGCGCTGAAAAAGATTGGTGCAGTTCGCTTGATTAAAAATGAATTCTTTCAGGAAGTAAACAAACTCGAACTGGAAGGTGCAACTCCTGATACTTTGCGAATTTTGTTGGGACGTGGCAGGGCTAAAAAGGGAATGTTTGAAGGCGATCTGGTTCTGGGTGAATTGGAAATCGGGCAAGTGGCTTCAATTATCGACGAAGTTTTACCGGTTGAAACGATAATGAATAACCTGATTCAGGAATACCAGAAAGCCAAGGAACGCTTGAATAGCGATCTGTTTGAATTTTAA
- a CDS encoding T9SS type A sorting domain-containing protein: MKSRNSIIPNKLLFLLIILTFSFTGKMTYANLNIKFSVDLNKLISRNSFDPAADQVYVCGSFNNWEKTIPLLASNDNIYSATVSIPENSWQEYKYCISTPGAANSGMEKDFQFQTFYGSKRNRRLQLGTNDLNLPVVFYNDEDMVLTKSTAHFNFYCTSQEIDIINDYSSRLEQNYERIVSALQAIITEKINIYIYKNLDALHLANGYPESEDWATGSAWGKALITTVSPTKVDYTGSVDVLVHEFTHCVNAWKTKVTLPAWLNEGVATYYGRQISTKDWIKLDVQQFGKPKIEKLFTDSRNGYPYSYIVGYFIAKTKGEDAMAKFVENMNYADIGYANLDALQTDWETFLDSYLDQTKTVNVKFSVDMAAMIQAGYFNPATHKVFVKGDFNWWNPKNQLTLESGTVYSAIIPISQYGLYEYKFFTNSLAAPNSGLELNLNETTKGNRLLDLVDVDLTLPTKSFHFSDQITNTTIDLTNSVFSFFPNPSSGIINLKFENELDSSCLINISGLNGNSVYSKSVRSFENGMIDLRSLPKGIYFIQLRNHEKVKTSKLILQ, translated from the coding sequence ATGAAATCACGTAATTCAATCATCCCAAACAAGCTGCTTTTTCTATTGATAATCTTGACCTTTTCTTTTACAGGCAAAATGACCTATGCAAACTTAAATATCAAATTTTCGGTTGATCTCAACAAACTGATCAGCCGGAATTCTTTTGATCCTGCTGCTGATCAGGTTTATGTTTGCGGATCGTTCAACAACTGGGAAAAAACAATCCCTCTTTTGGCCAGCAACGATAATATTTACTCAGCAACCGTTTCCATTCCTGAAAATAGTTGGCAAGAATATAAATATTGTATTTCGACACCAGGAGCAGCTAATAGTGGAATGGAAAAGGATTTTCAATTCCAAACTTTCTACGGTTCCAAGAGGAATCGCCGGCTTCAGCTAGGAACGAATGATCTAAACCTGCCAGTGGTATTTTATAACGATGAGGATATGGTACTAACCAAATCGACTGCGCATTTCAATTTTTATTGTACTTCTCAGGAAATAGATATTATAAATGACTATTCTTCTCGGCTGGAGCAAAATTACGAACGGATCGTTTCTGCTTTACAGGCCATTATTACCGAAAAAATCAACATTTACATTTATAAAAATCTGGATGCATTGCACTTGGCCAACGGTTATCCTGAATCGGAAGATTGGGCAACGGGTAGCGCCTGGGGAAAAGCACTAATTACCACTGTTTCGCCTACGAAAGTGGATTATACCGGTAGCGTTGATGTATTGGTTCATGAATTTACCCATTGTGTAAATGCCTGGAAAACTAAAGTTACCCTACCAGCATGGCTCAACGAAGGCGTTGCTACTTATTATGGACGACAAATATCGACCAAGGATTGGATTAAACTGGATGTGCAACAATTTGGCAAACCCAAAATTGAAAAGCTTTTTACCGATTCTCGTAACGGCTATCCCTATTCGTATATCGTAGGGTATTTTATCGCTAAAACAAAGGGTGAGGATGCTATGGCCAAATTTGTTGAAAATATGAACTATGCCGATATAGGCTATGCCAATCTGGATGCCTTGCAAACTGATTGGGAAACCTTTCTGGACAGCTATCTTGATCAGACGAAAACGGTCAATGTTAAGTTTTCGGTCGATATGGCTGCCATGATACAGGCTGGTTATTTTAACCCGGCAACCCATAAAGTCTTTGTTAAGGGCGATTTTAATTGGTGGAATCCAAAGAATCAGCTTACTCTTGAATCGGGTACAGTTTATTCTGCCATCATCCCAATTAGTCAGTATGGATTGTATGAATATAAGTTTTTTACCAATAGTTTGGCAGCACCAAATTCGGGTTTGGAACTGAATCTCAATGAAACAACCAAAGGAAATAGATTGTTAGATTTAGTCGATGTAGATTTGACTCTTCCAACAAAATCATTTCATTTTTCGGATCAAATCACAAATACAACAATCGATTTAACCAATTCTGTATTTTCTTTTTTCCCAAATCCTTCAAGTGGAATTATAAATTTGAAATTTGAAAATGAATTAGATTCATCTTGCCTCATCAACATTTCTGGTTTAAATGGCAATTCAGTTTATTCGAAAAGTGTTCGTTCTTTTGAAAACGGTATGATTGATTTACGCAGTTTACCTAAAGGAATATATTTTATTCAACTGCGAAATCATGAAAAGGTAAAAACCAGTAAGTTGATACTTCAATAG
- the cdaA gene encoding diadenylate cyclase CdaA has product MTLFITIRALDVVDILLVSILLYQMYRIIKGTVAFSIFIGFFLVYVSWLVIKALNLELLSTLMGQFIGVGVLALIVVFQQEIRRFLLLIGTNYQTKRSFGFDKLFASEKIKPATNIQIKEIVRACDNLARSKTGALIVIPQNSELKDIIRSGEKMNARISSALLETIFFKNTPLHDGAVVIVGTRIAAARCILPLTERQDLDPGLGLRHRAAVGISEVTDALAIVVSEEKGTISLAIQGELLHSISIVQLTTELEKVIVEEA; this is encoded by the coding sequence ATGACATTATTTATTACGATAAGGGCTTTAGATGTAGTTGATATTCTGCTGGTTTCCATTCTGCTTTATCAGATGTACCGGATTATCAAAGGAACTGTTGCATTCAGCATTTTTATTGGTTTTTTTCTGGTTTATGTGAGTTGGTTGGTCATTAAGGCCCTGAATCTGGAGCTGTTGAGCACTTTAATGGGTCAGTTTATCGGGGTGGGAGTGCTGGCGCTGATTGTGGTTTTCCAACAGGAGATCAGGCGTTTTTTGCTCCTGATTGGTACAAATTATCAAACAAAGCGAAGTTTTGGTTTCGACAAACTGTTTGCTTCCGAAAAAATTAAGCCAGCTACGAACATTCAAATCAAGGAAATTGTAAGGGCTTGCGATAATCTGGCCCGGTCAAAAACTGGCGCCCTTATTGTTATTCCTCAGAACTCAGAGTTAAAAGATATTATTCGTTCAGGAGAAAAGATGAATGCCCGAATCTCCTCCGCATTGCTCGAAACTATTTTCTTTAAAAATACTCCTTTGCACGATGGTGCCGTGGTTATTGTGGGAACCCGGATCGCGGCTGCCCGCTGTATTTTGCCGCTAACTGAACGACAAGACCTTGATCCTGGCCTTGGACTTAGGCATCGCGCTGCTGTTGGCATTTCAGAAGTTACCGATGCGCTGGCCATCGTAGTTTCTGAAGAAAAAGGTACCATCTCGCTGGCCATACAAGGCGAACTGCTGCACTCGATTTCAATTGTACAGCTCACCACCGAACTGGAGAAAGTAATTGTTGAGGAAGCCTGA
- the folP gene encoding dihydropteroate synthase codes for MLITTTATKFLKRKNTINLNGQILNLTQPVVMGILNVTPDSFFDGGKYKTEKKVVKRAEEILEQGGSVIDIGAVSTQPGAEPISTKEEIDRLLPAVKAVRKHFPDAFISIDTYRSWVALKVIEDCGPCMVNDISGGNFDAHMFDTIGKLGVPYVLMHMQGTPLKMQENPEYEDIIREISLFFTDRVKKLTKAGVKDVIIDPGFGFGKTLEHNYELLNRLDSFKVFQLPLLVGVSRKSMIYKLLKTKPEEALNGTSVINTLALMGGADILRVHDVREAVEAVQIMNKIRSTSE; via the coding sequence ATGTTAATCACCACAACCGCGACTAAATTCCTGAAACGCAAGAACACAATTAACCTCAACGGGCAGATTCTAAACTTGACGCAACCTGTTGTAATGGGTATTCTGAATGTGACTCCCGATTCATTTTTTGATGGTGGTAAGTATAAAACAGAAAAGAAAGTAGTTAAACGTGCCGAAGAAATTCTGGAACAGGGAGGTTCGGTTATTGATATTGGAGCTGTTTCTACCCAGCCAGGTGCTGAGCCCATTTCAACTAAAGAAGAAATTGATCGGCTCTTGCCAGCTGTAAAGGCTGTCCGAAAACACTTTCCCGACGCCTTCATTTCCATCGACACCTATCGCTCGTGGGTGGCGCTGAAGGTCATCGAAGATTGTGGTCCTTGTATGGTAAACGATATTTCCGGAGGTAATTTTGATGCGCACATGTTCGACACCATTGGCAAACTTGGAGTTCCATATGTTTTGATGCACATGCAGGGAACCCCGCTTAAAATGCAGGAAAATCCTGAATACGAAGATATTATTCGTGAAATCTCGCTTTTTTTTACAGATCGGGTCAAAAAACTAACAAAGGCAGGAGTTAAAGATGTAATTATCGATCCGGGGTTTGGTTTTGGTAAAACGCTCGAACATAACTATGAACTATTAAACCGGCTCGACTCTTTTAAAGTATTTCAGTTGCCTTTGCTGGTTGGAGTTTCACGAAAATCGATGATTTATAAGTTGTTAAAAACTAAGCCCGAAGAGGCGCTGAATGGCACTTCGGTAATCAATACGCTGGCTTTGATGGGTGGTGCCGATATTTTACGGGTTCATGATGTTCGTGAAGCTGTTGAGGCCGTTCAGATCATGAATAAGATTCGTTCAACTTCTGAATGA
- a CDS encoding DUF1599 domain-containing protein: protein MASKIKIIMDKTSQQYDHVITVCQDIFTKKMKDYGISWRILRPSSMTDQIYIKAQRIRSIEQKGISKIDEGVRSEYIGIVNYCIMGIIQLEKGISDSEDLTEDETLGLYLKYFTEAKDLMMAKNHDYDEAWRNMRMSSYTDLILMKLKRTKQIEDNLGKTIISEGIEANYLDMINYAVFALIKIEF from the coding sequence ATGGCTTCAAAAATTAAGATAATCATGGATAAAACAAGCCAGCAATACGATCATGTGATTACTGTTTGTCAGGATATTTTCACTAAAAAGATGAAAGATTACGGCATCTCCTGGCGAATTCTTCGCCCCAGTTCGATGACCGATCAGATTTACATTAAAGCTCAGCGCATCAGGAGTATTGAACAAAAAGGAATCAGCAAAATTGACGAAGGAGTACGTTCCGAATACATTGGGATTGTAAATTACTGCATCATGGGTATCATTCAGCTCGAAAAGGGAATTTCGGATTCGGAAGATCTGACCGAGGACGAGACGTTAGGCTTATACCTGAAATATTTTACTGAAGCCAAAGATTTGATGATGGCCAAAAACCACGATTACGACGAGGCCTGGCGCAACATGCGAATGAGCTCGTACACCGATTTAATCTTGATGAAACTGAAGCGTACCAAACAAATTGAAGATAATTTAGGCAAGACGATTATCTCCGAAGGCATTGAAGCAAATTACCTCGACATGATCAATTATGCCGTTTTTGCGTTAATTAAGATTGAATTCTAA
- a CDS encoding BT_3928 family protein, with protein sequence MFKHIARILVGLTFVFSGFVKGIDPWGSAYKFTDYFNAFQMPWLTSLAFALGILLAAAEFFLGVAFIFNFFIRITSWLMLAFMLFFTGLTFVLALTNPVTDCGCFGDALVITNWQTFYKNIVLLALAVFVFIQRKNFQSKNGPLLSIAFSGMTMVVYFYLVAYSYNHLPIIDFSPYKVGVNIPKAMSIPEGAPKAIYENNFIYKNLKTGEEKKFTEANYPWKDTLNWKFVKAEDAVLIQKGYTPPIHDFRIETPEGEDIKDFFLYDEKYTFIVIASNLQKTDKEGIKKAASLAVAAKAKGYNFIALTSTSPDSFEAFKAETGANFDFFNTDEIVLKTIVRSNPGMIVLKKGTILRKYHFNDIPKPEELDSLFE encoded by the coding sequence ATGTTCAAACACATTGCCCGCATTCTGGTTGGATTAACATTTGTATTTTCCGGTTTTGTAAAAGGTATCGATCCGTGGGGTTCGGCCTATAAATTCACCGATTATTTCAACGCTTTTCAAATGCCCTGGCTCACGAGTTTGGCCTTTGCATTGGGCATTTTGCTGGCAGCCGCCGAGTTTTTTCTGGGCGTAGCATTTATCTTCAATTTCTTTATTCGCATTACGAGCTGGCTTATGCTTGCGTTTATGCTGTTTTTTACGGGTTTAACCTTTGTTTTGGCACTCACCAATCCGGTAACCGACTGCGGCTGTTTTGGCGACGCGTTGGTTATTACCAACTGGCAAACTTTTTACAAAAATATTGTTTTACTTGCTCTGGCCGTTTTCGTTTTCATACAGCGAAAAAACTTCCAGAGTAAAAACGGTCCACTCCTCTCCATCGCGTTCTCCGGAATGACAATGGTCGTTTATTTTTACCTCGTCGCTTATTCGTATAACCATTTGCCAATTATCGATTTCAGCCCTTACAAAGTAGGTGTCAATATCCCAAAGGCGATGAGCATTCCGGAAGGAGCTCCAAAAGCGATCTATGAAAACAACTTCATATACAAAAATCTGAAAACTGGTGAGGAAAAGAAATTTACTGAAGCCAATTATCCATGGAAAGATACGCTGAACTGGAAGTTTGTAAAAGCTGAAGATGCAGTCCTGATCCAAAAAGGATATACACCGCCCATTCACGATTTCAGGATTGAAACTCCGGAAGGTGAAGACATTAAAGACTTTTTCTTGTACGACGAGAAATATACGTTTATCGTGATTGCTTCCAACCTTCAGAAAACAGATAAAGAAGGAATAAAAAAAGCCGCGAGTCTGGCTGTTGCTGCAAAAGCAAAAGGATATAATTTTATTGCATTAACCTCAACATCGCCTGACAGTTTCGAAGCATTTAAAGCCGAAACCGGAGCAAACTTCGATTTTTTTAATACCGACGAAATTGTCCTGAAAACCATAGTCCGATCCAATCCCGGAATGATTGTTCTGAAGAAAGGAACCATCCTTCGGAAATACCATTTCAACGATATTCCAAAACCTGAAGAACTGGACAGCCTTTTTGAGTAG
- the porQ gene encoding type IX secretion system protein PorQ encodes MRKLIILIILQALVYPMAFGQIGGENTYDFMSLTNSARMAAFGGNQVAINDSLDLNVSYNNPSLLKPDMKNQLAINYVDYFAGVNYGYAAYSFGTPLPGNIAVGMHYINYGKFVEALATGEKTGATFNAAEYALNIIWSNNYKQFTYGINLKPILSSFESYQSIGFAADLGITHFSKNQNTVVALVARNIGTQITTYYDGAQKESIPFDLQFGISQKLAHAPIRLAATMQHLQKWDLAKPTEDNTGSSTVYTEDKFTKKFMRHLLLGVELLPSPNFTIRAGYNYQLRQEMKLDAKMSTVGFSWGFGFRISRFAINYGSARYHLAGSSNLISVAINLNDGFRKGE; translated from the coding sequence ATGCGCAAACTTATTATACTGATTATTCTTCAAGCCCTTGTTTATCCAATGGCGTTCGGCCAAATCGGAGGCGAAAACACTTACGATTTTATGAGCCTTACCAACTCGGCCCGAATGGCAGCTTTCGGCGGCAATCAGGTTGCCATTAACGACTCGCTCGACCTGAATGTTTCGTATAACAATCCTTCGCTGCTGAAACCCGACATGAAGAATCAACTCGCCATAAACTATGTTGATTATTTTGCAGGGGTAAATTATGGTTACGCAGCTTATTCATTTGGCACTCCACTGCCCGGAAACATTGCCGTAGGGATGCATTACATCAACTACGGAAAATTCGTTGAAGCTCTTGCCACCGGAGAAAAAACCGGGGCAACATTTAATGCTGCCGAATATGCACTGAATATCATCTGGTCGAATAATTACAAACAATTCACCTACGGAATTAATTTAAAGCCTATACTTTCATCGTTCGAAAGCTACCAATCGATTGGCTTTGCCGCCGATTTAGGAATTACCCATTTCAGCAAAAACCAAAATACGGTTGTCGCATTGGTTGCCCGAAATATTGGCACTCAAATCACTACCTATTACGATGGCGCCCAGAAAGAATCAATTCCATTCGATCTTCAGTTCGGAATTTCGCAAAAGCTGGCACATGCCCCAATCCGTTTGGCAGCCACCATGCAGCATCTTCAAAAATGGGATTTAGCCAAACCAACCGAAGACAATACCGGAAGCTCAACTGTATATACCGAAGATAAGTTTACCAAAAAATTCATGCGCCACTTACTCCTTGGCGTTGAGTTATTACCGTCACCAAATTTCACAATTCGGGCTGGTTATAATTACCAGCTTCGGCAAGAGATGAAGTTGGATGCAAAAATGTCGACCGTAGGGTTTTCATGGGGATTTGGATTCCGGATTTCGCGCTTTGCGATTAACTATGGATCGGCACGTTATCATTTGGCCGGATCGAGCAACCTGATTTCGGTGGCAATCAATTTGAATGACGGTTTCCGTAAGGGCGAATAA
- a CDS encoding YitT family protein encodes MTFLPNDKIFSLKWFKDYSMIVIGAFILAVGFVYFISPHRIVPGGVYGIAIVVHYMTVGLFSFAPDGFPIGLFGLILNIPLTIAGIKILGPRFGVKTVVGFVLSSVFMDVITYMRVDGDAPLVADILLSCVFGGVLVGFGLGLIFKARATSGGSDIIAMIIAKYTRMQLGQLMIYVDSTIVLLSLVAFKDWQIPLYSWVVIYITGRAIDLVLEGSDYNKALLIISEKHEEIKHKILVDLERGGTYLKGSGMFTGNDKHIIYTVVSRREVAILEEFISTIDPDAFITVMDTHEILGEGFQSLKHKVQD; translated from the coding sequence ATGACTTTCCTTCCGAACGACAAAATTTTCAGCCTCAAGTGGTTTAAAGATTACAGCATGATTGTAATCGGTGCATTCATTCTGGCCGTTGGTTTCGTATATTTCATTTCGCCTCACCGGATTGTTCCCGGTGGAGTTTATGGAATTGCCATCGTAGTGCATTACATGACTGTTGGTCTGTTTTCGTTCGCACCCGATGGGTTCCCGATTGGGCTTTTCGGTTTAATCCTGAATATTCCACTGACCATCGCAGGTATCAAAATATTGGGACCACGCTTCGGTGTAAAAACAGTGGTTGGCTTTGTCCTTTCTTCAGTTTTTATGGATGTGATTACTTATATGCGTGTTGATGGCGATGCCCCGCTTGTAGCCGACATTTTGCTCTCATGTGTATTTGGCGGTGTACTGGTTGGGTTCGGACTAGGCTTGATTTTCAAAGCCAGGGCAACTTCCGGAGGATCTGACATTATTGCCATGATTATTGCAAAATATACCCGCATGCAACTCGGCCAACTGATGATTTATGTGGATTCGACCATCGTTTTACTAAGTTTGGTAGCCTTTAAAGATTGGCAAATTCCGCTGTATTCGTGGGTCGTTATTTACATCACGGGTCGTGCCATCGATTTGGTTTTGGAAGGTAGCGACTACAACAAGGCGCTGCTGATCATTTCCGAAAAACATGAAGAAATCAAGCATAAAATACTTGTCGACTTGGAACGCGGAGGTACTTACCTGAAAGGAAGCGGAATGTTTACCGGAAACGACAAACACATTATTTATACTGTAGTCAGCCGTCGCGAAGTCGCTATTCTGGAAGAATTTATAAGCACCATCGATCCGGATGCTTTTATTACCGTAATGGATACGCACGAAATTCTGGGTGAAGGGTTTCAATCACTCAAGCATAAAGTGCAGGATTAG
- the ppnP gene encoding pyrimidine/purine nucleoside phosphorylase, translated as MLKVNEYFGGTVKSIALENAEGVATIGVMEDGEYEFGTGTIEHMTITSGILDVMLPGETVWTTYLKGETFIVAKDVKFKVKANGQVAYYCLYV; from the coding sequence ATGCTAAAAGTAAACGAATATTTTGGAGGTACAGTAAAATCGATAGCACTCGAAAATGCTGAAGGAGTGGCAACCATTGGTGTAATGGAAGACGGCGAATATGAATTTGGAACCGGCACAATTGAACACATGACCATCACAAGTGGAATTCTGGATGTTATGCTTCCGGGCGAAACCGTATGGACAACCTACCTGAAAGGCGAAACTTTTATTGTTGCCAAAGATGTTAAGTTCAAGGTAAAAGCTAACGGTCAGGTTGCCTATTATTGCCTTTACGTTTAG
- the hemH gene encoding ferrochelatase → METKKTAVILINVGTPDEPTVKAVRRYLSEFLNDRRVIDIPLVLQKILVNLIIVPFRAPKSTKLYQRLWTEKGSPLLYYSERVQSGLQQKLGAKADVFMAMRYGNPSIGKALSAIQKGNYDSVVIFPMFPQYASSTNGTAIQAVIDQIRRWNTIPEIHAVNQFYDHPAFLDAFAERIQSYQPENFDHVVFSYHGLPNRHLEKNHPEESITTCNCETALPEFGKFCYKATCYQTTRELASRLGLKVGQYSVSFQSRLSNNWMTPFTDKNLLTRAKQGSKNVLVVAPAFVADCLETTVEIGWEYKEMFIENGGENLQMVESLNDSPRWIAAMQEILTPYLGKSH, encoded by the coding sequence ATGGAGACAAAAAAAACAGCGGTAATTCTGATCAATGTCGGTACGCCCGATGAACCAACAGTAAAAGCGGTGCGCCGGTATTTGAGCGAATTCCTGAACGATCGCCGGGTGATAGATATTCCGCTGGTACTCCAGAAAATTCTGGTTAACCTGATCATTGTGCCTTTCAGGGCGCCCAAATCGACCAAGTTGTATCAGCGGTTATGGACCGAAAAAGGCTCTCCGCTTTTATATTATTCGGAGCGGGTTCAATCGGGATTGCAGCAGAAACTTGGTGCGAAAGCTGACGTCTTTATGGCCATGCGCTACGGAAATCCTTCGATTGGAAAGGCACTTTCGGCTATTCAAAAAGGAAATTACGACAGCGTTGTGATTTTTCCCATGTTTCCGCAATACGCTTCGTCAACCAATGGAACAGCCATTCAGGCGGTGATCGATCAAATCCGTCGATGGAATACCATTCCGGAGATACATGCTGTCAATCAGTTTTACGACCATCCGGCATTTCTTGATGCCTTCGCCGAACGCATACAATCGTATCAGCCTGAGAATTTTGATCATGTAGTTTTTTCGTATCACGGTTTGCCCAACCGGCATCTGGAGAAAAATCATCCGGAAGAATCAATAACGACCTGTAATTGCGAAACGGCATTACCCGAATTTGGTAAGTTTTGCTACAAAGCTACGTGTTATCAAACCACTCGTGAATTGGCCAGCCGGCTTGGACTAAAAGTTGGTCAATATTCGGTTTCCTTTCAGTCTCGATTGTCGAATAACTGGATGACACCTTTTACCGATAAGAATTTATTGACCCGCGCAAAACAAGGTAGTAAAAACGTTTTGGTTGTTGCACCTGCATTTGTAGCCGACTGTTTGGAAACAACCGTCGAAATTGGTTGGGAATACAAGGAAATGTTTATCGAAAATGGCGGAGAGAACCTGCAAATGGTAGAAAGTCTGAACGACTCGCCCCGTTGGATTGCCGCGATGCAAGAAATACTGACTCCGTATTTAGGAAAAAGTCATTAG